The following proteins are co-located in the Planctomycetota bacterium genome:
- a CDS encoding FAD-binding protein has protein sequence MLDHGEQPFGNVKARVLSVQTLIIGSGAAGLNCAEHLHELGMSDLLVVTDQLGGGTSYNSGSDKQTYYKIGVFGDVPDSPMEFARTLTAGGMMHGDLAYIEGLGSAPEFFHLVRNGVPFPFNAYGAFVGYKTDHDPRQRATSAGPKTSQFMVARSLAQVRRNATPVLDRVEVIRLLTAGEGTEKRVIGAVALELDKLDAPNFGLLVLNAENVVMATGGPGEMYRISVYPHGQIGNHGLALEIGAVANNLAESQFGLASTKFRWNLSGTYQQVIPCYFSTDAAGRDRRYFLNDYFETTRQVAANTFLKGYQWPFHAARLQNLGSSVVDIAVANEVAAGRRVFMDFLSNPVPGEGMGEFSLADVGDEARRYLERSGALQATPYERLAHMNPESIELYAEHGIDLREPLECAVCAQHNNGGLRGSIWWESNIRHLFPIGELNGAHGVRPGGSALNSGQVGGLRAAQRIQAVYHAGPMPLAEFRKLAAAQVKDEAKEIRRLLKSPASAPTPAQVRGEIQDRMSADAAFLRSAAGIGDAVSGAKALWAAVSAHGMRLDGRADLPAAIQNVHLTLTHVAFLQTIQALIERGGGSRGGYMILDEKGDLAVKTKRGSELPHRSENMALRGEILETRLAGDGDFAVAPVPVRPLPNDDSWYETTWRQWLRGEIFKVGE, from the coding sequence ATGCTGGACCATGGCGAACAGCCCTTCGGCAACGTGAAGGCCCGCGTGCTCTCGGTGCAGACGCTGATCATCGGCAGCGGGGCGGCGGGGCTGAATTGCGCCGAACACCTGCACGAGCTGGGCATGAGCGACCTGCTCGTCGTCACCGACCAGCTCGGCGGCGGCACGTCGTACAACTCGGGCTCCGATAAGCAAACCTACTACAAGATCGGCGTCTTCGGCGACGTGCCCGACAGCCCGATGGAGTTCGCCCGCACGCTCACGGCCGGCGGCATGATGCACGGCGACCTCGCCTACATCGAGGGCCTCGGCTCGGCCCCCGAGTTCTTCCACCTCGTGCGCAACGGCGTGCCCTTCCCCTTCAACGCCTACGGCGCCTTTGTGGGCTACAAGACCGACCACGACCCGCGCCAGCGGGCGACGAGCGCCGGCCCCAAGACCTCACAATTCATGGTCGCCCGCTCCCTCGCCCAGGTGCGCCGCAACGCCACGCCGGTCCTCGACCGCGTCGAAGTCATCCGCCTGCTCACGGCTGGCGAGGGCACCGAGAAGCGGGTGATCGGCGCCGTGGCGTTGGAGCTGGACAAGCTGGACGCCCCGAACTTCGGCCTCCTCGTGCTCAACGCCGAGAACGTGGTCATGGCCACGGGCGGGCCGGGCGAGATGTACCGCATCTCGGTCTACCCCCACGGCCAGATCGGCAACCACGGCCTCGCCCTCGAGATCGGCGCCGTGGCCAACAACCTCGCCGAAAGCCAGTTCGGCCTCGCCTCCACGAAGTTCCGCTGGAACCTCTCCGGCACCTACCAGCAGGTGATCCCCTGCTACTTCTCGACCGACGCCGCCGGGCGCGACCGCCGCTACTTCCTCAACGACTACTTCGAGACGACACGCCAGGTGGCGGCCAACACCTTCCTCAAGGGCTACCAGTGGCCCTTCCACGCCGCGCGGCTCCAGAACCTCGGCTCGTCGGTGGTGGACATCGCGGTGGCCAACGAAGTGGCCGCGGGCCGGCGCGTGTTCATGGACTTCCTGTCGAACCCCGTGCCGGGCGAGGGGATGGGCGAGTTCTCGCTGGCCGACGTGGGCGACGAGGCCCGCCGCTACCTCGAGCGCTCGGGCGCCCTCCAGGCCACGCCCTACGAACGCCTCGCCCACATGAACCCCGAGAGCATCGAGCTCTACGCCGAGCATGGCATTGACCTCCGCGAGCCGCTCGAGTGCGCCGTGTGCGCCCAGCACAACAACGGCGGCCTGCGCGGCTCGATCTGGTGGGAGTCGAACATCCGCCACCTGTTCCCCATCGGCGAGTTGAACGGCGCGCACGGCGTGCGCCCGGGCGGCAGCGCGCTCAACAGCGGCCAGGTGGGCGGCCTGCGCGCCGCCCAGCGCATCCAGGCCGTCTACCACGCCGGCCCGATGCCGCTGGCCGAGTTCCGCAAGCTCGCCGCGGCCCAAGTGAAGGACGAGGCGAAGGAGATCCGCCGCCTCCTCAAGTCGCCCGCCTCGGCCCCCACGCCCGCCCAGGTGCGCGGCGAGATCCAGGACCGCATGAGCGCCGACGCCGCGTTCCTGCGTTCGGCCGCGGGAATCGGCGACGCCGTGAGCGGGGCCAAGGCCCTCTGGGCGGCAGTGTCGGCCCACGGCATGCGGCTCGACGGGCGCGCCGACCTGCCCGCCGCCATCCAGAACGTCCACCTCACCCTCACCCACGTCGCCTTCCTCCAGACCATCCAGGCCCTCATCGAGCGGGGCGGCGGCAGCCGCGGCGGCTACATGATCCTCGACGAGAAGGGCGACCTCGCCGTCAAGACCAAGCGCGGCAGCGAACTGCCTCATCGCAGCGAGAACATGGCCCTGCGCGGCGAAATCCTCGAAACCCGCCTCGCCGGCGACGGCGATTTCGCGGTTGCCCCCGTCCCCGTCCGTCCCCTCCCCAACGACGATTCGTGGTATGAAACCACCTGGCGGCAGTGGCTGAGGGGCGAGATCTTCAAAGTGGGTGAGTAG
- a CDS encoding ubiquinone/menaquinone biosynthesis methyltransferase, whose protein sequence is MSDSLLPADANRRMFDGLAPRYDRLNRLLSLGLDRGWRRREAAALAPRDGEHYLDIGCGTGDVALEVLRRAPGCRVTGLDPSRQMLAVAAAKAARAGVTDRLTLVSGSVAALPFAEGVFHGITSAFALRSFADRARAFAEMRRVLAPGGRVSLLELTGPSHRLSRAGYWLYTRTFGALMCWLVCGVVSPYRFLCQSVDRFPAAGIPAELGTAGFQGACRRSLSGGIATLYLAHAP, encoded by the coding sequence ATGAGCGATTCGCTGCTGCCCGCCGACGCGAATCGGCGGATGTTCGATGGCCTCGCGCCGCGGTACGATCGGCTCAACCGCTTGCTGTCGCTGGGCCTGGACCGCGGCTGGCGACGCCGCGAGGCGGCGGCGCTGGCGCCGCGCGACGGCGAGCACTACCTCGACATCGGCTGCGGCACGGGCGATGTGGCGCTGGAGGTTCTGCGCCGGGCTCCTGGCTGTCGTGTGACGGGCCTCGACCCCTCGCGGCAGATGCTCGCCGTAGCAGCGGCCAAGGCGGCCCGAGCAGGTGTGACGGATCGGCTGACGCTGGTGTCGGGCAGCGTGGCCGCCTTGCCTTTCGCCGAGGGGGTGTTTCATGGCATCACGAGTGCGTTTGCGCTGCGCAGCTTCGCCGATCGCGCGCGGGCCTTCGCCGAGATGCGGCGGGTGCTGGCGCCCGGCGGGCGGGTGTCGCTGCTCGAGCTCACGGGGCCGAGCCACCGCCTGTCGCGCGCCGGCTACTGGCTCTACACGCGCACCTTCGGGGCGCTCATGTGCTGGCTCGTGTGCGGCGTGGTGAGCCCGTACCGCTTCCTGTGCCAGTCGGTAGATCGCTTCCCCGCCGCGGGCATCCCCGCCGAGTTGGGTACCGCGGGGTTCCAGGGCGCGTGCCGCCGGAGCCTGTCGGGCGGCATTGCCACGCTCTATCTCGCGCACGCGCCGTGA